The nucleotide sequence ATCAATATCACCAATATTCCATTGTACTTTTCTGTTATGAGGTATATTGGACAAACCCAGCAGTTTCTCCCCATATTCATGATACGGTCCGGGGATAACCTCTTTCCGTTGCATCCTGACCCGAAAAGTCAGTTGGGTTTTTGGCAAACCATATACCAATCCGTTCCTGATCTTCCGGGAATCGGCAGTATCCACTTTGTAAGTACGCGTGGTTGCCTCCTGAGCGGTTTTACAACTTACTCCGGCAACCAACAATATTGCTGCACCAAATACAATATGAATTAATAATCTATTTTTCATTTTCTTTCAGATATTTTAAAGCATTACTTATTGAATTGATCATATCGGAAGCTATAAGAGACTCTTCGCCGGTTAATTCCACAGCAAGATCTCCCGCCAGTCCATGAAGATACACCCCGATAACTGAAGCCAGACCCGGCTCATATCCCTGACCCAGCAAAGAAGTAATCATGCCGGTAAGGACATCTCCGCTTCCGCCTGTAGCCATTCCCGGGTTACCGGTGACATTAAAAAACAAGTTTCCTTCCGGTGTGGCTATCGTTGTATTGCCTCCCTTCAGCACAAGATAGACATCATATTTCCCGGCAAATTCCCGCTGCAGTTGAATACGGCTGTATTGATTGTCCACCGGTTCCGTGAGGCGCTCAAATTCCTTCGGATGGGGTGTCAGGATGCTTTTGGCCGGCAAATTTCGAAGCCATTCCTTGTTGAGAGAAAGGATATTCAAAGCATCTGCATCTAAAACAAGGGGTTTGTAGCTCTTTTCAATTAGCTTCCGAAGTCCCTCCCGGGGATTACTGTGAGTGCCAAGTCCCGGGCCGGTACCAATATTGGTGAAACCGTCAAGTTCCGGAGGCTCGGAAAAATCGGTATCTGAAACATCCAGACTGATCATAGCTTCTGGCAGTGCTGTTTGCATAATTTGGTATCCCACTTTGGGGATATGGGTGGTCACCAAACCTGCTCCCGTTTTCAGTGCAGCTTTTGACGCCAGAACAGCAGCGCCCATCTTTCCATACCCGCCGGTTATCATCAGAATATGACCAAACCGACCCTTATGGTCGAATCGCTTTCGTTTTTTGAGATGTTTTTTAACATATTCTTTTGTAACCAGATAATATGGAGATTCAATTTCTTCAATTTTCTCTGAATCCAGCCCAATAGGGAGTATATACCATTTTCCCACCAGATCTTCATGTTCGGGAAAGAAAAATGAAATGGAGGGGAACTGAAAAGTAAGGGTATAATCGGCTCTAAAGACAGCATCATAATTGTTGCCCGAATTGTCTTCGCCAAAAAGCCCGGAGGGAATATCAATGGCAATGCGGGTAGCATCGCATTGGTTCAGGTATTTTACTATTTCGGCAGGAAATCCTTCAAGTGGCCGGTTCAGACCCGAGCCAAAAAGTCCATCCAGAATGACCGCTCCCGGTCTGACTTTTGGCAACTGATCCTTTTGTTCTAAAGTATATATATTGGCTTTATTCTGTTTTTTCAGCCTTTCAAGATTTGTAGCGGCATCAGGTGAGAGTTTGTCCGAAATTTTTACCAGATAAAGATTGACCGGGTAATTTTTATCTGCCAACTGGCGGCCTATGGCCAATCCATCTCCTCCGTTGTTACCCGGACCCACAAAAATATTTATTTCGGTGCCCTGCGAAAATTTCCGGCTTATCCATCCGGATATCTTACCTGCAGCCCGCTCCATTAAATTTATAGAATGAATGGGTTCATTTTCAATGGTATATTTATCTACTTCTTTGACCTGTGCCGATTGAAGAATTTTCATGACATAATGAAATATCTGTTTTACCGCAAAAATAAAATAAAATTAACAGGAAAATATAACCTCACTACAAGTTGATATAAGTATGCGTACGGTGCAAAAATTAAGATTAGGGCAATTCAAGCCCTTAGCGGCTCTTATAGTTTTCTGTTAAAAAAAACAAAGCCCATTTAATGCATTCGGCTATAATAGCCACTTAGCTTTTTTTTTAGACTCGCTCAAAAAACAAAATGAAAATACCATATTTAAAGAATTATCAAAAATCAAACCAAAAAGGTATTGGTTTTTCCGGTTCTAATTGGTAATTGGTGACAAAAAAAAGATTTATATATTTGTTTCATCGTATGATTCAGACAAAGGTATATTTTTAAATTTAAAATCAATGCATTATGCTTAAAGGCCATCCGAAAGGACTAATAGTAGCTTTTTTTACTAATATGGGTGAGCGATTCAGCTATTACACCATGTTATCAGTTTTTGTATTGTTTCTTCAGGCAAGGTTTAACCTTAGTGCAGGTGAAGCAGGAGATTATTACGGCGGTTTTCTGTTTGGAATCTATTTCTTACCTATTGTGGGTGGTATTATTGCAGACCGCTGGGGATACGGACGTACAATCTTGTGGGGAATCATAATTGCCTTTATAGGAAGTATACTCATAGCTGTTCCCGGCTTTTTTGAACAGGGATATTTTTCAATGCAATTTGAGCTAATGATCATCATTATATCTCTGATTATCATGGCGGCGGGAACCGGATTGTTTAAAGGAAATCTTCAGGCATTGGTAGGTAAGATGTATGATTTTCCCGAATATGCTCCAAAACGGGATAATGCTTTCAACATCTTTTACATGGGCATTAACATCGGAGCTTTTTTCGCACCTTTTGCAGCAACAGGCGCTATCAATAGTATACTGGGGAAAAAAAGCTTTGAGTATGAAAGCAGCATGCCCCATTTATCTATTCTTAATGAAAAGGCCCATCCGTTTCTGGATAAAATGATAGGTACCCTTCAGGGAAATTTCAGCGGTACAATGCATTATACTGAAAAAATTCAGTCGATTCAACAACAAATGGGCTTCAGCGGTTCAATCAGTGAGTTTACCAGTACCTACAACTCTTCGTTATCTATTGGATATAGCACTGCATTCGCTGTTGCAGCGGCCGCTATGATCATATCTCTTGTTGTATTTGTGGTGTACAAAAAATATTATCAGTATGCAGATTATACAGAAAAACAAGCAAAAGAAAAAGCAGCGAAA is from Bacteroidales bacterium and encodes:
- a CDS encoding NAD(P)H-hydrate dehydratase, which gives rise to MKILQSAQVKEVDKYTIENEPIHSINLMERAAGKISGWISRKFSQGTEINIFVGPGNNGGDGLAIGRQLADKNYPVNLYLVKISDKLSPDAATNLERLKKQNKANIYTLEQKDQLPKVRPGAVILDGLFGSGLNRPLEGFPAEIVKYLNQCDATRIAIDIPSGLFGEDNSGNNYDAVFRADYTLTFQFPSISFFFPEHEDLVGKWYILPIGLDSEKIEEIESPYYLVTKEYVKKHLKKRKRFDHKGRFGHILMITGGYGKMGAAVLASKAALKTGAGLVTTHIPKVGYQIMQTALPEAMISLDVSDTDFSEPPELDGFTNIGTGPGLGTHSNPREGLRKLIEKSYKPLVLDADALNILSLNKEWLRNLPAKSILTPHPKEFERLTEPVDNQYSRIQLQREFAGKYDVYLVLKGGNTTIATPEGNLFFNVTGNPGMATGGSGDVLTGMITSLLGQGYEPGLASVIGVYLHGLAGDLAVELTGEESLIASDMINSISNALKYLKENEK
- a CDS encoding peptide MFS transporter → MLKGHPKGLIVAFFTNMGERFSYYTMLSVFVLFLQARFNLSAGEAGDYYGGFLFGIYFLPIVGGIIADRWGYGRTILWGIIIAFIGSILIAVPGFFEQGYFSMQFELMIIIISLIIMAAGTGLFKGNLQALVGKMYDFPEYAPKRDNAFNIFYMGINIGAFFAPFAATGAINSILGKKSFEYESSMPHLSILNEKAHPFLDKMIGTLQGNFSGTMHYTEKIQSIQQQMGFSGSISEFTSTYNSSLSIGYSTAFAVAAAAMIISLVVFVVYKKYYQYADYTEKQAKEKAAKEGKEYSTVTMSKEEERKRIVALGLVFLTVAFFWMAFHQNGFTLTIFARDYTESQVSPFNYLFFDLRTLLPILAAIVGLIYLVRKKVRQKTRAIGGAFLVGGTAIAYYFYTRFDPNPIIEPQLFQSFNPLFIVFLTPVIVGFFNWLRNRGQEPSSPKKMGIGMFITALSFVIMLIGALHLQNVTGLSPYWLIGTYFIITIAELFISPIGISFVAKVAPPRFSGLAQGGWLGATAIGNLAAGLIGRLWDIVEIWQFFLLVIILTLISGVFIFSIMKILRNATQSSDK